One genomic window of Halorubrum hochsteinianum includes the following:
- a CDS encoding PQQ-binding-like beta-propeller repeat protein, giving the protein MTGDGDPANTPPRRRFLAGAATALAATTAGCGYVPGGGDLTWREPLRVGSLAFDSDRWHLATDDRLVVVENQSGRTYDWEDEEWGEVENAAVSVLEPDGTVRSAGETERQAVGSPAVGGGAVFVPVERGRVTAVDLSRDESAGGSPAEGGTTGGGATDGPDDDAVRWRVDFASVSGGGESETSGPALGGVRASGALAVAVGSRGIAAVDAETGDRAFAVSDLWTDGSGREPADLTLRVAVDGETVWALVPGIAAATGDGNADAAIVGYDRGGNRRAERAVDAGHEWIAVVDGTVVAGAPGASMSGYDPDLDRRFTLDVRAPNARSTAVQAGRGRLYYSRGRTVASVDVARGEVAFEQSDLPQGNLAVDERGAYVAGIGRERDAGTEARMAAVGVGGAVRWEAPFPDGVEPRELYAFGGRLVALDGDTAYGFRAVPGDRWSPLG; this is encoded by the coding sequence GTGACGGGCGACGGCGACCCCGCGAACACGCCGCCTCGAAGGCGGTTCCTCGCGGGCGCGGCGACCGCGCTCGCGGCGACGACCGCCGGCTGCGGCTACGTCCCGGGCGGCGGCGACCTGACGTGGCGGGAACCGCTTCGCGTCGGGAGCCTCGCGTTCGATTCCGACAGGTGGCACCTGGCCACCGACGACCGACTGGTGGTGGTCGAGAACCAGTCGGGACGCACCTACGACTGGGAGGACGAGGAGTGGGGCGAGGTCGAGAACGCCGCCGTCTCGGTCCTCGAACCCGACGGGACGGTCCGGAGCGCCGGCGAGACCGAGCGGCAGGCCGTCGGCTCGCCCGCGGTCGGCGGCGGGGCCGTCTTCGTCCCCGTCGAGCGCGGGCGCGTGACGGCGGTCGACCTGTCGCGCGACGAGTCCGCCGGCGGATCGCCGGCGGAGGGGGGAACGACGGGCGGGGGTGCGACGGACGGCCCGGACGACGACGCGGTCCGGTGGCGGGTGGATTTCGCGTCGGTGTCCGGGGGCGGGGAGAGCGAGACGAGCGGGCCGGCCCTCGGCGGCGTCCGCGCGAGCGGCGCGCTCGCCGTCGCGGTCGGGTCGCGCGGTATCGCGGCCGTCGACGCGGAGACGGGCGATCGCGCGTTCGCGGTCTCGGACCTGTGGACCGACGGGAGCGGCCGGGAACCCGCCGACCTGACGCTGCGCGTCGCGGTCGACGGCGAGACCGTGTGGGCACTCGTCCCCGGGATCGCGGCGGCGACCGGAGACGGGAACGCCGACGCGGCGATCGTCGGATACGACCGGGGAGGGAATCGTCGCGCCGAGCGCGCCGTCGACGCCGGCCACGAGTGGATCGCGGTCGTCGACGGGACCGTCGTGGCCGGTGCCCCGGGCGCGTCGATGAGCGGGTACGACCCGGACCTCGATCGCCGGTTCACACTCGACGTGCGCGCACCGAACGCCCGTTCGACCGCCGTTCAGGCCGGTCGGGGGCGGCTCTACTACTCGCGCGGACGGACGGTCGCTTCGGTCGACGTCGCACGGGGCGAGGTCGCGTTCGAGCAGTCGGACCTACCGCAAGGGAATCTCGCCGTCGACGAGCGCGGGGCGTACGTCGCGGGGATCGGAAGAGAGCGCGACGCCGGCACGGAGGCTCGGATGGCCGCCGTCGGCGTCGGCGGGGCGGTGCGGTGGGAGGCACCGTTCCCGGACGGGGTCGAGCCGAGGGAGCTGTACGCGTTCGGCGGGCGACTGGTCGCCCTCGACGGCGACACGGCGTACGGGTTCCGCGCGGTTCCGGGCGACCGGTGGTCGCCGCTCGGGTAG
- a CDS encoding alkaline phosphatase family protein: MGLFDRLRGDDAGRVVFLGIDGVPLDLVEDHPDVFENLTDIAETGTGGRLESIVPPESSACWPSLTTGVNPGETGVYGFQDREVDSYETYVPLGRHVKATRLWDRVTDAGRDATVLNVPVTFPPSTRVQRMVSGFLSPDLEAAASDESVRETLDGFDYRIDVNAKLGHDDDKTAFIENAHATLDARYEAFSHYLAEDDWDLFFGVFMSTDRVNHFLFGDYVNDGEYKEEFLEFYRTLDDYLGEIRDALDDDTTLIVASDHGFTELTHEVNCNQFLADEGWLSYEDDDHDSLADVDDETRAYSLIPGRFYLNLEGREPNGVVPEDEYEETREELIEDLESLTGPDGRQVCRRIVKGETVFDGDHDGIAPDLVVIPADGFDLKSGFGGKEAVFTEGPRNGMHKFENSLLYATEPDLDLTDANLFDVTPTVLDLMDVDVDAEFDGESLLG; this comes from the coding sequence ATGGGCCTGTTCGATCGGCTCCGCGGCGACGACGCCGGGCGCGTCGTCTTCCTCGGGATCGACGGCGTACCGCTCGACCTCGTCGAGGACCACCCCGACGTCTTCGAGAACCTGACCGACATCGCCGAGACCGGCACCGGCGGGCGGTTGGAGAGCATCGTGCCGCCCGAGTCGAGCGCGTGCTGGCCGAGCCTCACGACCGGCGTGAACCCCGGCGAGACGGGCGTGTACGGCTTTCAGGACCGCGAGGTCGACTCCTACGAGACGTACGTCCCGCTCGGTCGCCACGTGAAGGCGACCCGGCTGTGGGACCGCGTCACCGACGCCGGCCGCGACGCGACCGTCCTCAACGTCCCCGTCACGTTCCCGCCGTCGACGCGGGTCCAGCGGATGGTCTCCGGGTTCCTCTCGCCCGACCTGGAGGCGGCCGCGAGCGACGAGTCGGTCCGGGAGACGCTCGACGGCTTCGACTACCGGATCGACGTCAACGCCAAACTCGGCCACGACGACGACAAGACGGCGTTCATCGAGAACGCGCACGCGACGCTGGACGCCCGCTACGAGGCGTTCTCCCACTACCTCGCCGAGGACGACTGGGACCTCTTCTTCGGCGTCTTCATGAGCACCGACCGGGTGAACCACTTCCTGTTCGGCGACTACGTCAACGACGGCGAGTACAAAGAGGAGTTCCTCGAGTTCTACCGCACGCTCGACGACTACCTCGGCGAGATACGCGACGCGCTCGACGACGACACCACCCTGATCGTCGCCTCCGACCACGGATTCACGGAGCTGACCCACGAGGTGAACTGTAACCAGTTCCTCGCCGACGAGGGCTGGCTCTCCTACGAGGACGACGACCACGACTCGCTCGCCGACGTCGACGACGAGACCCGCGCGTACTCGCTCATCCCCGGCCGCTTCTACCTCAACCTCGAAGGCCGCGAGCCGAACGGCGTCGTCCCCGAAGACGAGTACGAGGAGACGCGCGAGGAACTCATCGAGGACCTCGAATCGCTCACCGGACCCGACGGCCGGCAGGTGTGCCGGCGGATCGTCAAAGGCGAGACCGTCTTCGACGGCGACCACGACGGGATCGCGCCGGATCTGGTCGTCATCCCCGCCGACGGGTTCGACCTCAAGTCCGGCTTCGGCGGCAAGGAGGCCGTCTTCACCGAGGGCCCCCGCAACGGGATGCACAAGTTCGAGAACTCGCTGCTGTACGCGACCGAGCCCGACCTCGACCTGACCGACGCGAACCTCTTCGACGTGACGCCGACGGTCCTCGACCTCATGGACGTCGACGTCGACGCCGAGTTCGACGGCGAGAGCCTGCTGGGCTGA
- a CDS encoding phosphoadenosine phosphosulfate reductase family protein, which produces MSDDFPASVDVDYTDGEGEDPDDYPSIQHKIEKAVEVTRRGLEQYDNPAVMWTGGKDSTLTLYFINQVAEEYGYEKPTAVFIDHFQHFDSITDFVEYWADEWEIELVYARNDDVGAYVEEHGLEPGDDIPVDALSEHNQHHIREILEYEEDTFPFLLDTYVGNHLLKTVALNDALEAYDIDGVISGVRWDEQEARADETFFSPRHDPDLFPPHDRIQPILQFAEADVWEAFWNFVVPDSVAAFPDEGYVPQADDDLPEGVTQEDVPISPKYFAGFRSLGSEVSTDKTTEEPAWLQDLEGTTERAGRAQDKEDLMERLRDLGYM; this is translated from the coding sequence ATGAGCGACGACTTCCCGGCGAGCGTCGACGTCGATTACACCGACGGGGAAGGGGAGGACCCCGACGACTACCCGTCGATCCAGCACAAAATCGAGAAGGCGGTCGAGGTCACCCGCCGCGGGCTCGAACAGTACGACAACCCCGCGGTGATGTGGACGGGCGGGAAGGACTCCACGCTGACGCTGTACTTCATCAACCAGGTCGCCGAGGAGTACGGCTACGAGAAGCCGACCGCGGTGTTCATCGACCACTTCCAGCACTTCGACTCGATCACCGACTTCGTCGAGTACTGGGCCGACGAGTGGGAGATCGAGCTGGTGTACGCCCGCAACGACGACGTGGGGGCGTACGTCGAGGAGCACGGGCTCGAACCCGGCGACGACATCCCGGTCGACGCGCTGTCTGAGCACAACCAGCACCACATTCGGGAGATCCTCGAATACGAGGAGGACACCTTCCCGTTCCTGCTCGACACCTACGTCGGGAACCACCTGCTGAAGACGGTCGCCTTGAACGACGCCCTCGAAGCGTACGACATCGACGGCGTCATCTCCGGCGTCCGCTGGGACGAACAGGAGGCCCGCGCCGACGAGACGTTCTTCTCGCCGCGTCACGACCCCGATCTGTTCCCGCCGCACGACCGCATCCAGCCCATCCTCCAGTTCGCCGAGGCCGACGTGTGGGAGGCGTTCTGGAACTTCGTCGTGCCGGACAGCGTCGCGGCGTTCCCCGACGAGGGGTACGTCCCGCAGGCCGACGACGACCTCCCCGAGGGCGTCACGCAGGAGGACGTCCCCATCTCGCCGAAGTACTTCGCCGGCTTCCGCTCGCTCGGCAGCGAGGTCTCCACGGACAAGACGACCGAAGAGCCCGCGTGGCTCCAGGACCTCGAAGGGACGACCGAGCGCGCCGGCCGCGCCCAGGACAAAGAAGACTTGATGGAGCGGCTGCGCGACCTCGGCTACATGTAA
- a CDS encoding arsenic resistance protein, with translation MIRALLTGIKENLIYVVVTSLVAGLAFGQVAGSGTKAVFRAAVVPILFLMIYPMIVNIDLREVINVRDHAGPVGLSLLINFGAAPLFAVALSRGFFGGDVEYAVGLYFIALIPTSGMTAAWTGLADGDLESALVAMAVNLLAAIVILPAYLSVLVPADIGFDPSALYRQLAQVVVVPMVAGTATRWLLLRRYSAAGFKRLKPLFGGLSSFGVMLIVFVAMTMRSGQILADPIASAVTVVPLAVFYAAVLGVAAIAGRTLLDPSRGVALVYATSMRNLSIALAIVVAADAVPAGAVLPIALAYVIQPPLGAVYMHYRRDIVDEGLSLREAVGRIGSG, from the coding sequence ATGATCCGCGCACTCCTCACCGGAATCAAGGAGAATCTCATCTACGTCGTCGTCACCTCGCTGGTCGCCGGGCTGGCCTTCGGCCAGGTCGCGGGATCGGGGACGAAGGCGGTTTTCCGGGCCGCGGTCGTCCCGATCCTGTTCCTGATGATCTACCCGATGATTGTCAACATCGATCTCCGGGAAGTGATCAACGTCCGCGACCACGCCGGTCCAGTGGGGTTGAGCCTGCTGATCAACTTCGGGGCGGCGCCGCTGTTCGCGGTCGCCCTGTCGCGGGGGTTCTTCGGCGGCGACGTCGAGTACGCCGTCGGACTGTACTTCATCGCGCTCATCCCGACTTCGGGGATGACCGCGGCGTGGACCGGCCTCGCCGACGGCGACCTCGAGTCGGCGCTGGTCGCGATGGCGGTCAATCTGCTAGCGGCGATCGTGATCCTCCCGGCGTACCTGTCGGTGCTCGTGCCCGCCGACATCGGCTTCGACCCCTCGGCGCTGTACCGACAGCTCGCGCAGGTGGTGGTCGTCCCGATGGTCGCCGGGACGGCCACTCGATGGCTGTTGCTCCGGCGGTATTCCGCGGCGGGGTTCAAGCGCCTGAAACCGTTGTTCGGCGGACTGTCGTCGTTCGGCGTGATGCTGATCGTGTTCGTCGCGATGACGATGCGGTCCGGTCAGATCCTCGCGGATCCGATCGCGTCGGCGGTGACGGTCGTCCCGCTGGCGGTGTTTTACGCGGCGGTCCTCGGCGTCGCCGCGATCGCGGGACGGACGCTGCTCGACCCGAGCCGCGGCGTCGCGCTCGTGTACGCGACCAGCATGCGAAACCTGTCGATCGCGCTGGCGATCGTCGTCGCTGCGGACGCGGTGCCTGCCGGCGCGGTGCTGCCGATCGCGCTGGCGTACGTCATCCAGCCGCCGCTCGGCGCGGTCTACATGCACTACCGGAGAGACATCGTCGATGAGGGGCTGTCGCTCCGCGAGGCGGTCGGACGGATCGGCTCGGGGTGA
- a CDS encoding NAD(P)/FAD-dependent oxidoreductase: protein MSDVAIIGGGPTGLNAAIYTARADRRTLVFDDGGGTTRDVDTMENVYGFPGGVTGPELVDLGREHAQKYGAEIVEEEVVRIEPDDDRYRVETTVDEYTVDGVIIATGANYERPAIADVEPYEGHGVSYCVECDAYFYRDSPVAVVGTDNYAATEALMLLDYTDDVRILTNGSPFEADEELRERVAEAEIPVVTDDLDRLVGDETLESVVTRDGDEIPVDGLFVALGTAGGTDLAEMLGVPVDGDDVVTDSDQSTPVDRVYAAGDVTGGHQQIATSIGEGARAAINLLEELRGADYIDYKKLDSQPA from the coding sequence ATGTCTGATGTCGCGATCATCGGCGGCGGACCGACGGGACTGAACGCGGCCATCTATACGGCCCGCGCGGACAGGCGAACGCTCGTGTTCGACGACGGGGGCGGGACGACCCGCGACGTGGACACGATGGAGAACGTCTACGGGTTTCCGGGGGGTGTTACCGGCCCGGAACTCGTCGATCTGGGCCGGGAACACGCGCAAAAATACGGCGCCGAAATCGTCGAGGAGGAAGTCGTTCGGATCGAACCCGACGACGATCGGTACCGCGTGGAGACGACGGTCGACGAGTACACCGTCGACGGCGTGATCATCGCGACGGGCGCGAACTACGAGCGGCCGGCCATCGCGGACGTCGAGCCGTACGAGGGTCACGGGGTCTCCTACTGCGTCGAGTGCGACGCGTACTTCTACCGCGACAGCCCCGTCGCGGTCGTGGGGACCGACAACTACGCCGCGACGGAGGCGCTGATGCTGCTCGACTACACCGACGACGTCCGGATCCTCACCAACGGGTCCCCGTTCGAGGCCGACGAGGAGCTCAGGGAGCGAGTCGCCGAGGCGGAGATTCCGGTCGTCACCGACGACCTCGACCGGCTCGTCGGCGACGAGACCCTCGAATCCGTGGTGACCCGGGACGGCGACGAGATCCCGGTCGACGGGCTGTTCGTCGCGTTAGGCACCGCCGGGGGCACGGACCTCGCGGAGATGCTCGGCGTCCCCGTCGACGGCGACGACGTGGTCACCGATTCCGACCAGTCGACCCCGGTCGACCGGGTGTACGCGGCGGGCGACGTCACCGGCGGTCACCAGCAGATCGCGACCTCCATCGGCGAGGGCGCCCGCGCGGCGATCAACCTGCTCGAGGAGCTCCGCGGCGCGGACTACATCGACTACAAGAAGCTGGACTCGCAGCCGGCCTGA
- a CDS encoding saccharopine dehydrogenase family protein translates to MTDADPTYDVVVWGATGVAGRFTAEYLTERYGPEELSLAVGGRNRGKLDALVSDLARRGDAWDDVPVVVGDATDPESLRAIARDARVVCTTVGPYTKYGSPLVEACVETGTDYCDLTGEVNWTREMVDRFHEAAVDAGARIVHGCGFDSVPADIGTLLVQSFASEAFDEPCETVRIYLEGGSGGVSGGTLASFGELFEAAATDPLARETLRNPYSLAPSGERSGVDPGAQRWPRTDPLRGGWTAPSPMAAVNERVVRRSNALLGYPWGREFRCTEVVPTGEGLGGAAAAGLVAGGLGAFTAAMSVGPVRSALRRYAFPDPGEGPTREEAENGHFRIRVLGRGTAADGSFTVEAEFGADRDPGYGATARMLGESAVCLARDEVDSPFDGGVLTPASGIGLPLAERLREVGFTASAGDAAESER, encoded by the coding sequence ATGACCGACGCCGATCCGACGTACGACGTTGTGGTGTGGGGAGCGACCGGAGTCGCGGGCCGGTTCACCGCCGAGTACCTCACCGAGCGGTACGGGCCGGAGGAGCTCTCGCTGGCCGTCGGCGGCCGGAACCGGGGAAAGCTCGACGCGCTCGTCTCCGACCTCGCCCGTCGCGGCGACGCGTGGGACGACGTGCCCGTCGTCGTGGGCGACGCGACGGACCCCGAGAGCCTGCGGGCGATCGCCCGCGACGCGCGCGTCGTCTGTACGACGGTCGGGCCGTACACGAAGTACGGCTCGCCGCTGGTCGAGGCCTGCGTCGAGACCGGGACGGACTACTGCGATCTCACCGGCGAAGTGAACTGGACCCGCGAGATGGTCGACCGGTTCCACGAGGCGGCGGTCGACGCCGGTGCCCGGATCGTCCACGGCTGCGGGTTCGACTCCGTGCCCGCCGACATCGGGACGCTGCTCGTCCAGTCGTTCGCGTCGGAGGCGTTCGACGAGCCCTGCGAGACGGTGCGGATCTACCTCGAAGGCGGCAGCGGGGGCGTCAGCGGCGGCACGCTGGCGAGCTTCGGCGAGTTGTTCGAGGCGGCCGCGACCGACCCGCTCGCCCGGGAGACGCTCCGGAACCCCTACTCGCTGGCCCCGAGCGGCGAGCGGAGCGGCGTCGATCCGGGCGCGCAGCGGTGGCCGCGGACGGACCCGCTGCGCGGCGGCTGGACGGCCCCGTCGCCGATGGCGGCGGTGAACGAGCGCGTGGTGCGCCGGAGCAACGCGCTGCTCGGCTACCCGTGGGGCCGCGAGTTCCGGTGTACCGAGGTCGTCCCGACCGGGGAGGGCCTCGGGGGCGCGGCCGCCGCCGGACTCGTCGCCGGCGGGCTGGGCGCGTTCACCGCCGCCATGTCCGTCGGGCCGGTGCGCTCGGCGCTCCGCCGGTACGCCTTCCCGGACCCCGGCGAGGGGCCGACCAGGGAGGAGGCCGAGAACGGTCACTTTCGGATCCGGGTCCTCGGACGCGGCACCGCCGCGGACGGGTCCTTCACGGTCGAGGCCGAGTTCGGTGCCGACCGCGACCCCGGCTACGGCGCGACCGCGCGGATGCTCGGCGAGTCCGCGGTGTGTCTGGCTCGCGACGAGGTTGACTCCCCGTTCGACGGGGGCGTGTTGACCCCGGCCTCGGGCATCGGGCTCCCGCTCGCGGAGCGACTCCGCGAGGTCGGCTTCACCGCGTCGGCCGGCGACGCGGCGGAGAGCGAGCGCTGA
- a CDS encoding ribonuclease HI family protein, whose amino-acid sequence MDRLPTGTLSPLAARVDEVLARYGYEIGPAIDAIDGAVSGYGGLFDPGTTDGEIRSAAEEVLAADPRAAADDCPRAAGDEVVLYVDGSSRGNPGPAGAGAVLRAANGPTVRLGRPVGARSENNTAEYAALHLGLEALAARWEPAAVEVRIDSRTVIDDVWGDAEGLAAAAPYRPAIRERLAALPACEWTHLADSDPNPADARAAVGADIAALGP is encoded by the coding sequence GTGGACCGACTCCCCACCGGGACGCTCTCGCCGCTCGCCGCCCGGGTCGACGAGGTGCTCGCCCGGTACGGCTACGAGATCGGCCCGGCGATAGACGCCATCGACGGTGCCGTCTCCGGGTACGGCGGGCTGTTCGACCCCGGGACCACGGACGGGGAGATCCGAAGCGCCGCCGAGGAGGTGCTCGCCGCCGACCCCCGCGCAGCGGCGGACGACTGCCCGAGGGCGGCCGGCGACGAGGTCGTCCTCTACGTCGACGGAAGCTCCCGCGGAAACCCCGGTCCGGCCGGCGCGGGCGCGGTGCTCCGAGCGGCCAACGGGCCGACGGTGAGGCTCGGTCGACCGGTGGGGGCGCGCTCGGAGAACAACACCGCGGAGTACGCGGCGCTCCACCTCGGTCTCGAAGCGCTGGCGGCGCGGTGGGAGCCGGCGGCCGTCGAGGTCCGGATCGACTCGCGGACCGTCATCGACGACGTCTGGGGCGACGCGGAGGGCCTCGCGGCGGCCGCGCCCTACAGGCCGGCGATCCGCGAGCGCCTCGCGGCGCTCCCCGCCTGCGAGTGGACGCACCTGGCCGACAGCGACCCGAACCCGGCCGACGCCCGCGCCGCCGTCGGCGCGGACATCGCCGCGCTCGGTCCGTGA
- a CDS encoding DUF4097 family beta strand repeat-containing protein, translating into MTDEPTANATTRRRLLAAGGVALSGVLAGCGAVVDAERRTTAERRTVDPSTVSTLTVSDATGDVAFRSEPRDDIEVVARKRALGGVSLDELDATVRVDDDRLEVTTNEPRIFGFGGGRVDVEVHAPPNVAVDRLHTTDGDVHATSVPDGATLVTSDGDVAVTDARGAVAVESRDGDVSVDGTGGPVSATTNDGTIRVGDPARVETLRTRDGDVFADVPAAVADAVVESSDGDLSLRLGDELSAALTARTRDGEVSVTDADSSFRVHERTETRLRAGVNDGEAVLTARTNDGDVTIWA; encoded by the coding sequence ATGACTGACGAGCCGACAGCGAACGCGACGACGCGTCGCCGACTGCTCGCCGCGGGCGGCGTCGCGCTGAGCGGCGTCCTCGCCGGCTGCGGAGCAGTCGTCGACGCCGAGCGCAGAACGACGGCTGAGCGGCGGACCGTCGACCCGTCAACGGTGTCGACGCTCACGGTCTCGGACGCCACCGGTGACGTCGCGTTCCGCAGCGAGCCTCGCGACGATATCGAGGTCGTCGCTCGGAAACGCGCGCTCGGCGGCGTCTCGCTCGACGAACTCGACGCGACGGTGCGAGTCGACGACGACCGGCTGGAGGTGACTACGAACGAGCCGCGGATCTTCGGTTTCGGCGGAGGGCGAGTCGACGTCGAGGTCCACGCCCCGCCGAACGTGGCCGTGGACCGGCTTCATACGACCGACGGAGACGTTCACGCGACCTCGGTCCCGGACGGAGCGACGCTCGTCACGTCGGACGGTGACGTCGCCGTCACCGACGCGCGCGGCGCGGTGGCCGTCGAGTCACGGGACGGTGACGTCAGCGTCGACGGCACCGGCGGACCCGTGTCCGCGACGACGAACGACGGGACGATCCGCGTCGGAGACCCCGCTCGCGTCGAGACGCTCCGGACGCGAGACGGCGACGTGTTCGCCGACGTGCCCGCCGCGGTCGCGGACGCGGTCGTCGAGTCGTCGGACGGCGACCTCTCGCTTCGTCTCGGCGACGAGCTGAGCGCGGCGCTCACCGCTCGCACGCGCGACGGCGAGGTCAGCGTGACGGACGCCGACTCGTCGTTCCGGGTCCACGAGCGAACGGAGACCCGATTACGGGCGGGCGTCAACGACGGCGAAGCCGTCCTGACGGCGCGGACGAACGACGGCGATGTCACGATTTGGGCGTGA
- a CDS encoding sensor domain-containing protein produces the protein MSDHSWSPRSPGEALARFVGVPFDGQTYRNLAYLLLAFPLGIAYFTLVTTGLSTGLGLLVTLAGVPIVLATLLVTLGIGSFERRLAEWLLDVDIDGAPSKVELAFGSVDEALGTAKRVLTAPTTWTGLLLVGLKFVYGIVAFTALVTAFAVAVSLLSLPAFYDAAGVTYTIGPYVVDTLREAVAGAGLGLFVLLASLHVLNGVARFGGFLTGALLGGTVNSAGAADD, from the coding sequence ATGAGCGACCACAGTTGGTCCCCACGCTCACCGGGCGAGGCGCTCGCGCGCTTCGTCGGTGTGCCGTTCGACGGACAGACGTACCGCAACCTCGCGTACTTGCTGTTGGCGTTCCCGCTGGGGATCGCCTACTTCACGCTCGTCACGACCGGGCTCTCTACCGGCCTCGGGCTGCTCGTGACGCTCGCCGGCGTCCCGATCGTCCTCGCGACGCTCCTCGTGACGCTCGGCATCGGTTCGTTCGAGCGTCGACTCGCCGAGTGGCTCCTCGACGTCGACATCGACGGCGCGCCGTCCAAGGTGGAACTCGCCTTCGGTTCGGTCGATGAGGCGCTCGGAACGGCGAAGCGCGTCCTGACCGCGCCGACGACTTGGACCGGCCTCCTGCTGGTGGGCCTCAAGTTCGTCTACGGCATCGTCGCGTTCACCGCCCTCGTCACCGCCTTCGCCGTGGCGGTCTCGCTGCTCTCGCTGCCGGCGTTCTACGACGCCGCCGGCGTGACCTACACGATCGGTCCGTACGTGGTGGACACGCTGCGGGAGGCGGTCGCCGGTGCCGGCCTCGGGCTCTTCGTCCTCCTCGCATCGCTCCACGTGCTCAACGGCGTCGCACGGTTCGGCGGGTTCCTCACCGGGGCCCTCCTCGGCGGCACGGTGAACTCCGCGGGGGCCGCCGATGACTGA
- a CDS encoding sensor domain-containing protein → MALSDAFPAGPANDRITTTVLSAPFRARTYAAALYLALAFPLGIAYFVCTVVGLSLGLGLSVLLIGVPILAATVGGVVLVSIAERALARTLLGAEIEPPSWKVSEASGPLDGAVAVVTDLAVWGALAFVLSKLLVGVVGFTLITVVLSVGGSLAATPLYYDAPGTSVGLILPEPIRRELSLVVPWEQFEVGVSFILRLTSWEVSTLPGALAMSLVGVAALVVGLNALNAVGWVCARWAELTLGWTGTSTVDATDAS, encoded by the coding sequence ATGGCCCTCTCGGACGCGTTCCCCGCCGGACCCGCGAACGACCGCATCACCACCACGGTGCTCTCGGCACCGTTCAGGGCGCGCACGTACGCCGCCGCGCTCTACCTCGCACTCGCGTTTCCGCTCGGGATCGCGTACTTCGTCTGTACGGTGGTCGGGCTCTCGCTCGGTCTCGGGCTGTCCGTGCTCCTGATCGGCGTCCCGATACTCGCCGCGACCGTGGGCGGGGTGGTGCTGGTGTCGATCGCCGAGCGCGCACTCGCCCGAACGCTCCTCGGTGCCGAGATCGAGCCCCCGTCCTGGAAGGTCTCCGAGGCGTCCGGCCCGCTCGACGGCGCGGTCGCCGTGGTGACCGACCTCGCCGTGTGGGGCGCTCTGGCCTTCGTCCTCTCGAAGCTGCTCGTCGGGGTCGTCGGGTTCACCCTCATCACGGTCGTCCTCAGCGTCGGCGGGTCGCTGGCGGCGACCCCGCTGTACTACGACGCGCCGGGGACCTCCGTCGGGCTCATTCTCCCGGAACCGATCCGGCGAGAGCTGTCTCTCGTCGTCCCGTGGGAGCAGTTCGAGGTCGGCGTCTCGTTCATCCTTCGGCTCACGTCGTGGGAAGTGTCCACGCTGCCGGGCGCGCTCGCGATGTCGCTCGTCGGCGTCGCGGCGCTCGTCGTCGGGCTGAACGCGCTGAACGCCGTCGGCTGGGTCTGCGCGCGCTGGGCGGAGCTCACGCTGGGCTGGACGGGGACCTCGACGGTCGACGCCACGGACGCGTCCTAG
- a CDS encoding ArsR/SmtB family transcription factor: protein MGSEPSVDPREVYSLLDDEHARRILIETYDETRSARALSEACDASEATVYRRLERLREQDLVETVQEVDPDRGPQQVYAARLNRVSVDLTATGFEVSVDYVEETAADRLTRLYEELSG, encoded by the coding sequence ATGGGTTCGGAGCCGTCGGTGGACCCGCGGGAAGTGTACTCGCTGCTCGACGACGAGCACGCCCGACGGATCCTCATCGAGACCTACGACGAGACGCGCTCGGCGCGGGCGCTGAGCGAGGCGTGCGACGCCTCCGAGGCGACGGTGTACCGCCGCCTCGAACGCCTCCGCGAGCAGGATCTCGTCGAGACCGTTCAGGAGGTCGACCCCGACCGCGGGCCGCAACAGGTGTACGCCGCCCGGCTCAACCGGGTCTCGGTCGACCTGACCGCGACCGGCTTCGAAGTGAGCGTCGACTACGTCGAAGAGACGGCCGCGGATCGACTGACGCGGCTCTACGAGGAGTTATCGGGATGA
- a CDS encoding DUF7521 family protein: MTLSLVATAGGVATACLGTYVAYLAYDGHRRNESRTMLLLAVGVACIAVLPYVIAYGVTPLFALSDAATVFGVTVAHLIGLGALARSVTG; this comes from the coding sequence GTGACGCTCTCGCTCGTCGCGACCGCCGGCGGCGTCGCGACCGCCTGCCTCGGGACGTACGTGGCGTACCTGGCCTACGACGGTCACCGCCGGAACGAGAGTCGGACGATGCTGCTGTTGGCCGTCGGCGTCGCGTGTATCGCGGTCCTCCCGTACGTCATCGCGTACGGCGTGACGCCCCTGTTCGCGCTCTCCGACGCCGCGACCGTCTTCGGCGTCACGGTGGCACACCTGATTGGACTCGGGGCGCTGGCGCGGTCGGTGACGGGCTGA